The Paraburkholderia sp. PREW-6R genomic interval TGGCTGATGATGTCGTCGGCCCCAACGGACTCGCGTTTTCGCCCGACGAGTCGCTGCTGTATATCGTCGAGTCACGGGCGGAGCCGCGCAAGATACGCGCATTCGACGTGAACGGAGACGGCGCGACGCTGAGCAACAATCGCGTGCTGATCGACGCAGGCCCCGGCACGCCCGACGGATTTCGCGTCGATGTGCATGGCAATCTGTGGTGTGGCTGGGGCATGGGCACCGACGAACTGGACGGCGTGCGCGTATTCACGCCGCAAGGCGAAGCGCTGGGCCACATTGCGTTACCCGAGCGATGCGCGAATGTGTGCTTTGGCGGCCGGCACCGCAACCGGCTCTTCATGGCGGCAAGCCACGGCCTGTACTCGCTTTACGTGAACACGCAAGGCGTGCAGGGCGGCTAAATAAAACCCACGAAAGCGTTCCGGCGCGCAGCAGTATTAGCTCACGCAAGACCGTACGCGATAAACCTGCCCGGTCGGCGCGCCTTCGACGCTATCCAATACGCGAGCGCTGCGCCGTGACTGGCTCGAAGCCGCGAAAGTAGCACGCATGAGGGGGCCGTGATGGTCCAACCAGGCGGTAGGTGACCACCCCTCTTCGACCCGAGTTACTTCTTCATCGCCTTAAAAAAATTCAGCGCGCGCCGCTTTTCCAAACCGCGCGCATTCTGTCTTTTCGCAGACCAAGCCTGCAATGCGCAGAACTCCATCGCATTCACATTCCGCGAACCATTACTTCACGCGATGTAATTCGATCACGCGCGTGGGCCGTAAGTGATTAAGGGCATAGTGAAGGCGCCCGCGTGCATTGCGGCTGCCAATGCGTTCGGCGACCTCGAGTTCGTCGCCCGTCGTGTCGGACCCTTGCGGTTCTACCATGCCTCTGTCGATCACGGTGTAGCCGGGTTCGAGCGCGAGCAGCAAATGATTGCCGCCGACGCGGCTATCAAAGCCCGCCACGCCGTCACGCGATTCGGACACGCTGTTGGTTAGCGTAGCGTTCGTCGTGGTGATCTCGTCGGGCGAGATGGGGCTGTGGCCCGCAATGCGCGCGGCTTCGAGGTTCTTGCCGTCGGTGTCGACGGTGCTGTCATGCGTGCGATCGTTGTGCAGTTCAGTCGAACTGGGGCCGCTTGCCTGCGGCGGATTGGTGGCTTCCGCTGCCTTGTTGATATCGCTGTTCATCTTGCATTCTCCTTGAAGAGGACGTGTCGAACCCAGCAAAACCCGTTCCGCCCCGTTCGTTGCGTTGATGTACAAACGCCGCGGTCGACATTTTTCCGGGGCGATAGCGGCCAACATTCTTTTCGTTTTTTTTAATGGACGCCTATTTTCTACGGAGTATGATCTTACTCCGGCGAGCGAAGCGCAGTTAAATAACACTACGGGTCTGACTATAACTTTATAGTCGGATACACAAACGCGCACTACTCTAAACAATTTACGGGGACGTCAGGGCGGGTGACACATGCACTTCGATGCTGCATTCACACATCGCGGCTATCTGCTGAACTGCGCGCCGGCGTGCGCGGGCGATGGCACCTGGCAGCCTTATGTGGTCATCTCCCGTTCGAGCGACGGCGAACTGGTTGCCAACCGTTTCTTCCCTACAGAGCTCCGCTTTGCTGACGAAGCCGCTGCGATCGCGCACGCGCGCGACTGGGCCGTGCGCTGGATCGACGCAAGCAGTGTGACCATCTGAGCTTTGATCTTCGTCGCGAGACCGCGTCTTGCGTGTCGGCTTGTTAGCCTGCACGGCCATCGGCAAAACGCTGTAATCTCTCCTGATTAGTCACTTCCTGAACCGTGGTTTCGCACGGTGCTGTCCTTCCATGCCAAACGTGCCTTCCCAGAATTGGGGCCTTGAACAGATCGTCGCGGACCTGCGTGCGTCGCGCGAAGAGTTGCACCGAACGCGGCATCCGCTCGGTATTCGCGAATTGCCGTCGCGTGAAGCGGTGATCAACATTGTGGCGGGTTTGCGCGCGGCGCTGTTTCCCACGCACTACGGCGCGCCCGATCTGACTGACGAAACGGTCGATTACTACGTCGGCCATACACTCGAAAGCACGTTGCGCCTGCTGGCCGAACAGATCCGCCGGGCGCTGCGCTTCCTGCCCGAATTCGCGACCACCTCCGACAGCGACATGAAGCAGCGCGCGTTCGACGTGGCGCGTGAATTCGGCAAACAGTTACCCGGCATCCGCGCGCTGCTCGTGAGCGACATTCAGGCCGCGTTCACCGGCGACCCTGCCGCGCAGCACGTCACGGAAATTCTGCTCTGCTATCCGGGCATCTGGGCGATGACACATCATCGCCTCGCGCATGCGCTGCATCTTCTCGGCGTGCCGTTGCTCGCGCGCTTCATCAACGAAATCGCGCATTCCGCAACCGGCATTGACATTCATCCGGGCGCGACGATCGGGCCGAGTTTTTTCATCGACCACGGCACGGGCGTGGTGATCGGCGAGACCGCCATCATTGGTGAACATGTGCGCGTGTACCAGGCGGTGACGCTGGGCGCAAAGAGTTTCGCGGCGGATGTCGATGGCTCGCTGATTAAAGGCAACGCGCGCCATCCGATTGTCGAAGATCATGTGGTGATCTATGCGGGCGCGACCATTCTCGGACGCGTGACGATCGGGCGCGGTTCGGTGATCGGCGGCAACGTGTGGCTCACGCACAGTGTGCCGCCGGGCAGCAGCGTGTCGCAAGGCAAGGTGCGCGAAGGCGAGCGGAACGAAGAGGGGCGTCACTAATCATTCGCTTGTGCGACGCGCCCGGATGATGCGTTCGAGCGCAGCATCGCCATGCTGCGCTACTGCCGCCCACCGCTAACCGGCGCGCAGATAATGAAGCAACGCGCTGCCGTGCACGCCGAGCAATGCTACATGCTGGCCGACGAACCACGCCGCTGCCCACGAAGCGGCGACCACGATCAGATCGCAGTGCCCGCTGTTCCACAAGTTCAGTGAGTGACGTCCTGCAATCCACGGCACGCCGAGCGGATTCGGCCAGTCGGCGAGCAGGTGCATCAGGCCGCCGCACGCAAAGCCGAACGCAGGCGCCGCATAGATGGAATGGCCGAGCCAATGGTATGACACGGCGAGCAACGCTACCCAGCCAATGCCCCAATGCGTCAGGGTGCGGTGGGTGATCCACAGCCGCCGGGCACGCGACCACCAGGCGACTTCCAGCCAGTCAGGCGCGGTGGCACCCACGACGCCGGCTATGAAGCTCAGCAGCATGCCGGTTTGAAACGGGCCACTTCCGCCGATGCGCGCGACTACCGCCGCCGCGATAACGCCGGCGGCGAAACCGGTTGCGTGATGTGCTTTGCTGGATGCCATCGAAGCTCGGCTCACAGGCCGCGTCAGAACAAAGGGCGGCTATGTTCGCAGATGCGTCGATAAAAGCAAAGCCGGCGCGCGATATAAAAAGAAAGCGCGGACCGGCGTGGCGCTTCGGTACGACGTCAGGTCGCGCAGCGCGCGATGTCGAAACGCATTTCAGGCTCCGGCGGATCGTCCGGTGCATTCGCGGGATGCATTACCTTGACGACGGAGCCCGCGTTGAACGGCGTCAGCGTGACGAAATACGAGTTGTTCGAAGCCGAGCCAACGGCGATCTCCGTCGAACCGCCCGCTCGCGACACGCGCACACGTGACAGGCGGCTTTCGAGGCAGTCGGCGATATAGGCGGGTGTGCGCGCAGAGGAGACGTACATCAGGGGCAACGATGCGTCGCGTGCGGGGCTGGAGGAACCGCACGCCGCGAGCAGGGCGGTGACGGCAACAACGGGAGCAAGCAGGAAAAGTCGGTTCATGGGTCCGGTCGGCGGCGTTCCCGGTGGTGCGGGAACGTGGGGCGCGGGCGAAGCGCAACGCGTTCCAGTACGACGTCTTGCTTCGCGACGAAGCCGTCGCTCATCGTCGCAGTCGGATCGCGGCAACGAGCGCGGGCGCGGCCAGTATACCGGCCGCGTGCAGGCGTCGTCACGCCCCTTCATTAAGGTGCCGCGCGTAAAAAAACCCGCGACGCGATCGTGTCGCGCGCGGGTCGGGCTGCATGACGAACGGATCCATTCGTCATGCGTGAAGCGCCACATGAGCCTAGAAGCGGTGACGCAGGCCCACTGCCGCCGCCACCTGGTTGCCGGTCGACGAAGGGGCCAGCGTATTGATTGCCGCAACGTTCGCGCCTAGATTCCCCAGCTCGCCGGATGCATGCTGATACACGCCTTCCACATAGACGTCCGTGCGCTTGCTCAGCGAGTAGTCGCCTTGCAGCGAGACCGTATGCCACTTCGGATCGCCCGAGCCGTTCGAGCCAGTCATCTTGCCGTCGGTGAACGTGTACGACGCGGCGAGACTCAAAGCCGGCGTCAACGTGTATTTGCCGTTCACTTCGTAGTTGTCCAGATGCAGATTGGTGCCGGCCACGCCCGGCAGCGTCGCGCCGCCCACATCCACGCCGGTGATGCCGTCCAGCTGGGTATGCGTATAGACGAAGCCCGCGGTGGCCGGACCATAGCTGTAGTTGACGCCCGCGCCGAACGTGCGTTGCAGGTTCGCGGCGACTGCGGCGGTGCCGTCGCCTTGCGAGACCGCGCCGGCCAGGTTCGAACTGCCCGACTTGTTCAGTTGCAGATAAGCGGCCGCGACGCTGAGCGGGCCGTTTTCGTACGAAGCGCCCGCGCTCCATGCGCGATTGTTGGAGAATTGACCGGCCGAGTTGCTGAAGCCATACAGGCCGCCGAACTTGAGACCCGCGTAGTTCGCGCTCGTGTATTTCACGGCGTTTTTGATCGAGAACGAGTTGTCGAGGTTGTCGTTATCGAACGGGTGCGCCGCGAGGTTGTTGCCGTAACCGTTGCCCGCTTCGGACAGCGGCGCGAGGTAATCGACCACCGAGTCGTATTGGCGGCCAAGCGTGAGCGCGCCGTACTGATCGCTCTGCAGACCGACGAACGCCTGTCGGTTGAACATCGTGCTGCTTTCGGAGAACTGGCCGTTGTTCAGATTGAAGCCGTTTTCCAGCTTGAAGATCGCATGCAGACCGCCGCCGAGATCTTCGCTGCCGCGCAAGCCGAAGTACGTGTTCGACACGGAGCCACTGCCCTGTTGCCAGTTGCTGTGGCCTCCCTGGTTGTTCGAATAGACGAGGCCGGCGTCGAGCGAGCCGTATAACGTGACGCTGCTTTGCGCGTGAGCGGCGATGGCGAATGTGCCCATCAGGCCGGCTGCAATGAGGGTTTTCTTCATGTTTGATTGACTCCGGGACAGTGCTTGGAGAATCGCATTCCAGTGCTTTCCGCCGTTTTTCGCGGCTGCCTGACGATCCGCCGGGAAGTGTATTCCGGTTAATCGGCGCATTTATCGCGTGGCGCGCAACAGTCATTTACAGAATGGACAATCACGAAAACAATGTGAGTAAGTGTAGAAAAATAAAGACGAATTTCATTGGGCATCGCTTGCATTCGGGTACTGTCAACGGCAATGCTGTTGCAGCAGTACTACGGCCCGCATGTGGCAGGCGTGGCAAGGCTTTGCGCGACTATGTGGATTGCGACTGGTTCGTTCTGGTTTTCGCAATGCACTCTTTTTACGGGCATGCTCAATCGCAATCGATCGCCGCCCTACAATTGGCATCCCCTTGACCAAGGGTGTCTTTTTTATCTTTTATACGCGGCTTTCGGGCCGCGTTTTTTTATTTGTTTTTGTCGATTTGCAGATGCTGGTCAATTGAAAAGTTTGAAGATCCGGATTGACAGGACGACGCACGGAGCCTTGGCCGGTCGGTATAGGACCGCATGCCGGCAGGGCGGGGCAGGTAGAATCGTGGGCCTCAGTTGTGTTTTCGCCCCCGAACGTGAGTAAACCTGTAATGACCGAAACGCCTCCTTCCTCGTCCGACACCGCTATCGACATCACGACGCCAGGCACGGACGAGCTGCAAACCGACACGCTGCACGAAGCTCGGCTGTGGCGCGATGACGGCTGGACGGCGCGGGTCATCAAGAACGAAGATGACGAAGGCTGGGCCGTCGAAATGATCAAGGACGGTGAGGCGGAGCCTGCGCTCGTCGGTCCGTGGACAATGGGCCGCAACAAGAAAGATCCCAAGCCGCTCGACACCGGCGCATTCAATACGCTGGTGAAGACCGCGTCCGAAGTGCTGCGCCGGCACGAGCAGCAATTGCGCGCGCAGCTTCACAAGGCCGTGCGCGTGCCGAGTGCGGACGGCAACGACGAGATCGACATCACGCTCGACATCGTGCCCGATGAAGATGAACCTTACGCGCTGCTGACCGCGCTCGACGTGTTCGGCGAGCAGGTCGCGCAAGTGCAGGTCGCGCCGAACTTCAAGCTCAGCAAGGCAAGCGCGAGCGCGTGGGTGGAGAACGATTTCCGTCGGCCCGGCTAGGCGGGGAGGCCAGAAAGCGGCGCCTTGGGTAGCACGGCCTCAGGCAGCCGGCTCAGGCAGCCAGCTCAGCAGCGAGCTCAGACCGATTCGGTGAGACGCGAGAAAGAAGCGGTCCGGCCATTGAAACGAGCCAGGCTGCTCACTCGCCGCTCAGCTTCGCTTGCAAAAAATTGCGGTAATAAACGGCGCCACGTGGTGCACGAGCGCGGTGCTCCCTGCCTGCGTCAATGCAGCCTGGACCTTCGCTTCGCTGCCGAACACGACCACCCCGTAAGCCGAGCGCGCCACCGGCTCGCCGTCGCCGACGCGGAACATAGGGTCGTCCTTCTCATAGCCGACCACCGCGAACACGTGAAAACCGTAGGCCGTCAGCTCCGCGCCGGATGCAGGCGAGAACGCATTGATCGAATTGCTTTCGACGCGTGTCGGCTTGGGGTCGATCAGCTGTTGCTGTGCAAGATCGGCAATGAACCGGTGGCCACTTTCGTTGCAGGTGAGCGGAGCATCCAGAGCGGCGGCGTGACTGCTGACGGGCGACGCGGCCATGACCAGCGCGAGAACAAAATAAGAAAAAGACCTTTTCATGTGGTGAACCGCGACTCGTATCGATGTAGTGTATTGGCAACGGGTGACAGCAGGCTGTCCGCCAAGAAGGACGTTGCGCATTCGAAGGATCGGGGCGTGTCGGAAACATCGGGATTGCACTTTAGCGCATTCGGCAAAACTTGCTACGCTGCGTTTTTCGTGCTGGCAATCAAGCTTCCTTAAGAAAACGTTAAGGAGCGAAGCAAGGTTTTGCGTTCCCGTATATATTTCCGGGTTATGAATTCGAGACCCAACACTCCAATCAATGCCGCGCCGCCCAGAACATGGGACGCGCGGCTCGCGCGGCGACTCGTCACGCCGCTGGTCAACACGTGGGTAACACCTAACCATCTGACTACGCTACGCTTGCTGATCGGGCTCGCAGGCGCGTTGTGCCTCGCTCACGGCGACTTCGCGTGGGCCAATTCGGGCGCCTTGCTGATCGTGCTGTCGAACTTCGTCGACCATACCGACGGTGAATTGGCGCGCATCGGCGGGAAGTCGAGCCGTATCGGTCATTTTTACGACCTTGCGTGCGATGCGCTCGTGACGGTCATGCTCTTTATCGGCATGGGCGTCGGGGTCGGCGGTGCGCATCTGCAGGGTTTGAAGGTGCCGCCCGGTTGGCTCGGTGCACTCGCCGGCGTCGCCGTTGCGCTCATATTTTTCTTGCGTATGCGTATTGAAGAGAGAGTTGGCAAAGCAGGCACGAAGCAGGCGTCGATGGGCGGCTTCGAGACGGAAGACATCCTGTATTTGCTGCCGATCGTGACGTTGTTCAGTGTGGTGCTGCCGTTCGTCATGGCTGCGTCGATCGGCGCGCCGCTCTTCGCGGCCTACGTGGTGTTCGACTACTGGCGCGTGTCCCGCCGTGCCGCCCGTCCGGTTGCCGCGGTATCGGCAGCTGCCGACACCCGTCAAATGTGGGCAAGCGAATGAGCCTGCAAGCCCGGGAACCCGTGTTCGCACCCGCTTCCATCGACCGTTCGCCCCCGGCGCCGGCCGCCGCGCCTGCGCCCGACGCGGACCGCGCCGTGGCGAGCCGTACGCGTGTGTTTGATAATACGCGCCTGCGCAAGGATTTCGTCGATCAGGGCGCCTTCCTGTATCTCGAAGACTTTCTTGCACCGGACGTGACAGCGCAACTCGTGCACAGCGCGCGCTCGCTGCTCAATGAAGTCAACCGCAACTATCTGCCGGGTCATAAGCAGGGCGGCAGTGTGAGCCGCCATACGATCGACCGTCTCGCGCCATTCATCGCCGAGCTGTATCGTTCGAAAGAACTGATCGGCTGGCTCGAACAGTTAAGTGGCGACAAACTGCAGGTCTCTCCCGCCGACGACCCGCATGCATACGCGCTCTACTACTACACGCGTGCTGGCGACCACATCGGGTGGCACTACGACACCTCTTATTACGACGGACGCCGCTACACGCTGCTACTCGGCGTGATCGACGAATCGTCCTGCCGGCTCGATTACGAATTACATACGCGTAATCCAGACGTGCCGGATCAGCCGGGTTCGGTGCAGATTCCGCCGGGCGGCCTCGTCTTTTTCGACGGCGACAAGCTGCGCCATCGCATCACGCCGGCCGGTGCGAACGAGATGCGCGTGTCGCTCACCTTCGAATACGTGACCGATCCCAACATGCGGCCGTGGCGCCGCTTCATTTCGAACATGAAGGACGCCATCGCGTACTTCGGTTTCCGCCAGGTGTTCCGTCAGATGACGCGCGGCAAGGACCACGCATGAGTCGCGCGGCCCTCATTCTGCTGTCGATCGGGACGGCGCTGTTCGTCGGCCTGCTCGCGTGGCAGGGCTTCGGCTCCGTCGTGTCGACGCTGCTTGCGGCCGGCTGGGGGCTCGTACTGGTCGCGGCGTTTCACCTCGTGCCAGTGGTGCTCGACGCGGGCGCGATTTCCGTGCTGTTCCACCGTCGACGTGATGGCGTGCATCATGACCTCACGCTGCGCGACGCGCTATTCGCGCGCTGGATCGGCGAATCGGTGAATAGCCTGTTGCCGGCCGGCCAGATCGGCGGCCCGGTGGTGATGGTGCGGCAACTCTCGCAGCGCGGCATGCGCCTGCGCGACGCCGCTGCGGCAATCACCGTCAGCACCACGGTACAGGCGCTTGCGCAGATCGTGTTTGCGCTCGGCGGACTGCTGCTGTTCGGCGCTTACGCGGCGCACGGCGCACTTCACGATTTGCAGACCGCCACGCTGGTTGCAACCGGCGTGCTGGGCGCGATGATCGTCGGCTTCTACTATGCACAGCGGCGCGGGCTCTTCGGGCGCCTGCTCGGTGTGGTGTCGAAAGTGTTCGGCAAGCGTGACTGGTCATCGTTGATGACCCGCGCGGAAGCCGTCGATGCCGCCGTGCAGTCCACATATCGCGAACGCGGCCGCGTGGCGGCGAGTTGTGCGTTGAGCCTGGTGGGATGGATCGTCGGTACCGTCGAAGTGTGGCTTGCGCTGCACTTCCTTGGCCACCCGGTCGACTGGATCGACGCATTGCTGCTCGAAAGCATCGGCCAGGCCATTCGCGGCGCGGCGTTCATGATCCCGGGCTCACTCGGCGTACAGGAAGGCGGTTATCTGCTGCTCGCGCCGCTGGTCGGCCTGCCGCCCGACGCGGCCCTCGCGTTATCACTGACCAAGCGCGCGCGTGAAATCCTGCTAGGCTTGCCGGGACTGCTGGTTCTGCATTTCAGCGAACGACGCTGGCAACGGCGGCGAGCCTTGGGGCGCGTGCCGGTTATCGATTAATCTCCGTTTCTTTTCAAAAGGACCGCGCATGCGTGCCATCATTCTCGCAGCGGGCCTCGGCCTGCGTCTCCAGCAACCGCCGGAAGCACAGTTCCCGAAGTGTCTGTTGCAGTTCGACGGCATGAGCCTGCTCGAACGGCATCTGCAAATGCTCGAAACTGCGGGCATTACCGAGGTGGTGCTGGCGCTCGGCTTCCAGCCTGAGTCGGTGCAGGCGGAACTGGCGCGCATCAACTGGCCGCACGAGGTGGAGACGGTGCTGAACCCGCGTTTCGATCTGGGCAGCGTGCTGACCGTGCATACGGTGGCCGAGGCGCTGACGCGCGGCGGTGACGTGCTGCTGATGGACGCCGACGTGCTGTACGACGAACGCATTCTGAGCGCGCTGGTGGCGGGCGAAACCGTGAACCGTCTGCTGATCGACCGCGATTTCGAAGCCGGCGACGAGCCCGTCAAGCTGTGTCTGAAAGAGGGCGTGCCGGTCGAACTGCGCAAGCAACTCGCCGTGAATCTCGACTACGACACGATCGGCGAGTCGGTGGGGTTCTTCCGCTTCCGTCATGAAACCGCCCAGCGCTTTGCTGAAATCGTCGCAGGCTACGTGGATAGTGGCCGTGCCAATCTGCCTCACGAAGAAGCCGTGCGCGACCTGCTGCTGGAGCGCAGCCAGGTGTTCGACACTGCCGATGTGACCGGCGCGCCGTGGATCGAGATCGATTTCCCGAACGACGTGGCGCGTGCCGGCGCCGAGATCCTGCCGCAATTGCAGCCGCTCGTCACGTCGCGCTGATTCGCACGTCGCGCTGCGTCACAGGTATCGCCACGATGAGCCGGCCGCGCGCCGGCTCATTGCCGTGCTGCACCTTCATGACGTAGCCAGTTGCATGTCGTTGCGCGCTCAACCACCTTGCGATCGAACGCTTCGAGGCGGCAAAAACCCGGTCGTTCGACAACATCCGTTGCCGTTGCAATGCGATAATCCAGCCTTTACCCCGACGGCTCCCTCCGGCCCGTTGTCCTGCCAATGCCTCTCGCTTTAGGCACCTTCATTGTTCCGCTGATCGTCGCGTGCGCGATGTTCATGGAAAACGTGGACGGCACGGTTATCGTGACGTCGCTGCCGGTTCTGGCGCGCGACCTCGGACAGGACCCCATTACGCTCAAGCTGGCCGTGACGGCGTATGTCATCGGGCTCGGCGTGTTCATTCCCATTTGCGGCTGGGTCGCTGACCGGTTCGGTTCGCGCACCGTGTTTCGCACGGCCATCGGCATATTCATGGCCGGTTCGCTGATGTGCGCGGCGTCCCGATCACTCGAAACCTTCGTGTTCGCGCGTTTCGTACAAGGCATTGGCGGCGCGATGATGGTGCCGGTAGGACGCATCATCATCTTCCGGTCTTTGCCGAAGTCGGACTTTATCCGCGCGGTGAATTACCTGACCGTGCCCGCGCTGTTGGGGCCGGTCATCGGGCCGCCGCTCGGCGGCTTCATCACCACGTACCTGCACTGGCGGTTGATCTTTTTCATCAACATTCCGATCGGCCTGCTCGGCATCTGGCTCGCGAATAAACATATCGCCAACGTGCGTGAACCGCATCCCGGGCGGCTCGACTGGATCGGCTTCATGCTGTCAGCGAGCGGCGCGTCGTTGTTCATGCTGGGCCTGTCGCTCGTGGGCGGCGAACTGGTGTCGAACAGTACGTCGCTCGCCATGTGTGCGATCGGCGCGGCGTTGCTCGTGGTCTATGCGCTCTACGCGAGCCGCGTCGAGTTGCCGGTGCTCGACCTTCGCCTGTTGCGCATTCCCAGTTTTCACGCGAGCGTGGTCGGCGGGTCGCTGTTCCGTATCGGCCTTGGCGCAGTGCCGTTTCTGTTGCCGCTCGCGCTGCAGGAAGGACTGGGCATGACGGCGTTCAAGTCGGGCTCGATTACCTGCGCGTCCGCGTTCGGTTCGATCTTCATGAAGGCCGCCGCGTCGCGCATTCTCGAGCGCTTCGGCTTTCGCACCGTGCTGATGTTCAATGCCGTGTGCGCAGGACTTGCAATCGCGGTCTATGGTCTCTTTTTTCCCGGTACACCGCACTGGCTGATCTGGTGCGTCGTGCTGTTCGGCGGCTTCTTTCCGTCGCTGCAATTCACGTCGCTCAACACACTGGCCTACGCGGACATTCCGAGCCGCGACGTGGGCCGTGCAACGAGTGTTGCAAGCGTGGTCCAGCAAATCTCATTGGGCCTTGGCG includes:
- a CDS encoding CDP-alcohol phosphatidyltransferase family protein, which produces MNSRPNTPINAAPPRTWDARLARRLVTPLVNTWVTPNHLTTLRLLIGLAGALCLAHGDFAWANSGALLIVLSNFVDHTDGELARIGGKSSRIGHFYDLACDALVTVMLFIGMGVGVGGAHLQGLKVPPGWLGALAGVAVALIFFLRMRIEERVGKAGTKQASMGGFETEDILYLLPIVTLFSVVLPFVMAASIGAPLFAAYVVFDYWRVSRRAARPVAAVSAAADTRQMWASE
- the epsC gene encoding serine O-acetyltransferase EpsC, whose protein sequence is MPNVPSQNWGLEQIVADLRASREELHRTRHPLGIRELPSREAVINIVAGLRAALFPTHYGAPDLTDETVDYYVGHTLESTLRLLAEQIRRALRFLPEFATTSDSDMKQRAFDVAREFGKQLPGIRALLVSDIQAAFTGDPAAQHVTEILLCYPGIWAMTHHRLAHALHLLGVPLLARFINEIAHSATGIDIHPGATIGPSFFIDHGTGVVIGETAIIGEHVRVYQAVTLGAKSFAADVDGSLIKGNARHPIVEDHVVIYAGATILGRVTIGRGSVIGGNVWLTHSVPPGSSVSQGKVREGERNEEGRH
- a CDS encoding MFS transporter; the encoded protein is MPLALGTFIVPLIVACAMFMENVDGTVIVTSLPVLARDLGQDPITLKLAVTAYVIGLGVFIPICGWVADRFGSRTVFRTAIGIFMAGSLMCAASRSLETFVFARFVQGIGGAMMVPVGRIIIFRSLPKSDFIRAVNYLTVPALLGPVIGPPLGGFITTYLHWRLIFFINIPIGLLGIWLANKHIANVREPHPGRLDWIGFMLSASGASLFMLGLSLVGGELVSNSTSLAMCAIGAALLVVYALYASRVELPVLDLRLLRIPSFHASVVGGSLFRIGLGAVPFLLPLALQEGLGMTAFKSGSITCASAFGSIFMKAAASRILERFGFRTVLMFNAVCAGLAIAVYGLFFPGTPHWLIWCVVLFGGFFPSLQFTSLNTLAYADIPSRDVGRATSVASVVQQISLGLGVTIAGLVLQISHNVQGHATIVFSDFWPAFLVVGLFSLMSIPVTARLPLNAGDEIARGTRGRA
- a CDS encoding metal-dependent hydrolase, which produces MASSKAHHATGFAAGVIAAAVVARIGGSGPFQTGMLLSFIAGVVGATAPDWLEVAWWSRARRLWITHRTLTHWGIGWVALLAVSYHWLGHSIYAAPAFGFACGGLMHLLADWPNPLGVPWIAGRHSLNLWNSGHCDLIVVAASWAAAWFVGQHVALLGVHGSALLHYLRAG
- a CDS encoding porin, which codes for MKKTLIAAGLMGTFAIAAHAQSSVTLYGSLDAGLVYSNNQGGHSNWQQGSGSVSNTYFGLRGSEDLGGGLHAIFKLENGFNLNNGQFSESSTMFNRQAFVGLQSDQYGALTLGRQYDSVVDYLAPLSEAGNGYGNNLAAHPFDNDNLDNSFSIKNAVKYTSANYAGLKFGGLYGFSNSAGQFSNNRAWSAGASYENGPLSVAAAYLQLNKSGSSNLAGAVSQGDGTAAVAANLQRTFGAGVNYSYGPATAGFVYTHTQLDGITGVDVGGATLPGVAGTNLHLDNYEVNGKYTLTPALSLAASYTFTDGKMTGSNGSGDPKWHTVSLQGDYSLSKRTDVYVEGVYQHASGELGNLGANVAAINTLAPSSTGNQVAAAVGLRHRF
- a CDS encoding sugar ABC transporter ATPase, translating into MNRLFLLAPVVAVTALLAACGSSSPARDASLPLMYVSSARTPAYIADCLESRLSRVRVSRAGGSTEIAVGSASNNSYFVTLTPFNAGSVVKVMHPANAPDDPPEPEMRFDIARCAT
- a CDS encoding phosphocholine cytidylyltransferase family protein, whose product is MRAIILAAGLGLRLQQPPEAQFPKCLLQFDGMSLLERHLQMLETAGITEVVLALGFQPESVQAELARINWPHEVETVLNPRFDLGSVLTVHTVAEALTRGGDVLLMDADVLYDERILSALVAGETVNRLLIDRDFEAGDEPVKLCLKEGVPVELRKQLAVNLDYDTIGESVGFFRFRHETAQRFAEIVAGYVDSGRANLPHEEAVRDLLLERSQVFDTADVTGAPWIEIDFPNDVARAGAEILPQLQPLVTSR
- a CDS encoding 2OG-Fe(II) oxygenase, which produces MSLQAREPVFAPASIDRSPPAPAAAPAPDADRAVASRTRVFDNTRLRKDFVDQGAFLYLEDFLAPDVTAQLVHSARSLLNEVNRNYLPGHKQGGSVSRHTIDRLAPFIAELYRSKELIGWLEQLSGDKLQVSPADDPHAYALYYYTRAGDHIGWHYDTSYYDGRRYTLLLGVIDESSCRLDYELHTRNPDVPDQPGSVQIPPGGLVFFDGDKLRHRITPAGANEMRVSLTFEYVTDPNMRPWRRFISNMKDAIAYFGFRQVFRQMTRGKDHA
- a CDS encoding lysylphosphatidylglycerol synthase domain-containing protein, which gives rise to MSRAALILLSIGTALFVGLLAWQGFGSVVSTLLAAGWGLVLVAAFHLVPVVLDAGAISVLFHRRRDGVHHDLTLRDALFARWIGESVNSLLPAGQIGGPVVMVRQLSQRGMRLRDAAAAITVSTTVQALAQIVFALGGLLLFGAYAAHGALHDLQTATLVATGVLGAMIVGFYYAQRRGLFGRLLGVVSKVFGKRDWSSLMTRAEAVDAAVQSTYRERGRVAASCALSLVGWIVGTVEVWLALHFLGHPVDWIDALLLESIGQAIRGAAFMIPGSLGVQEGGYLLLAPLVGLPPDAALALSLTKRAREILLGLPGLLVLHFSERRWQRRRALGRVPVID
- a CDS encoding DUF3005 domain-containing protein, which produces MNSDINKAAEATNPPQASGPSSTELHNDRTHDSTVDTDGKNLEAARIAGHSPISPDEITTTNATLTNSVSESRDGVAGFDSRVGGNHLLLALEPGYTVIDRGMVEPQGSDTTGDELEVAERIGSRNARGRLHYALNHLRPTRVIELHRVK